The Streptomyces sp. NBC_00344 genome includes a window with the following:
- a CDS encoding M28 family metallopeptidase, with translation MRFPAPGRLAAATAVALAAFLAPALPATATTAATVAAPDIPLANVKAHLTQLQSIATANGGNRAHGRTGYKASVDYVKAKLDAAGFTTTLQQFTSGGSTGYNLLADWPGGDPNQVLMSGAHLDSVTAGPGINDNGSGSAAVLETALAVSRTGYQPTKHLRFAWWGAEELGLVGSKYYVNNLASSERSKLTGYLNFDMIASPNPGYFVYDDDPTIEKTFKDYFATLSIPTEIETEGDGRSDHAPFKSAGVPVGGLFSGADYIKTSAQAQKWGGTTGQAFDRCYHASCDTSANINDTALDRNSDAIAYAVWTLSGGGTTPPDGGNQYENTTDVAVPDAGAAVTSAVTVSGRTGNAPAALQVGVDIKHTWRGDLVIDLVAPDGTAYRLKNSSSSDSADNVLATYTVNASSEAANGSWKLRVQDTAAQDTGYIDSWKLTF, from the coding sequence ATGAGATTCCCAGCCCCCGGAAGGCTGGCCGCAGCAACCGCGGTCGCCCTCGCAGCCTTCCTCGCCCCCGCTCTCCCCGCCACGGCCACAACCGCGGCCACGGTCGCGGCGCCGGACATACCTCTCGCCAATGTCAAGGCACATCTCACCCAGCTGCAGTCCATAGCCACTGCCAACGGCGGCAACCGCGCGCACGGCCGGACCGGCTACAAGGCGTCCGTCGACTACGTCAAGGCCAAACTGGACGCGGCCGGATTCACCACCACACTCCAGCAGTTCACCTCCGGCGGATCCACCGGCTACAACCTGCTGGCCGACTGGCCGGGCGGAGACCCCAACCAGGTGCTGATGTCGGGAGCGCATCTCGACTCGGTCACCGCGGGACCCGGCATCAACGACAACGGCTCCGGATCCGCGGCCGTGCTGGAGACAGCGCTCGCGGTGTCCCGCACCGGGTACCAGCCCACCAAGCATCTGCGATTCGCCTGGTGGGGCGCCGAGGAACTGGGGCTCGTCGGGTCCAAGTACTACGTCAACAACCTGGCGTCCAGCGAGCGCTCGAAGCTGACGGGGTACCTCAACTTCGACATGATCGCATCGCCCAACCCGGGCTACTTCGTCTACGACGACGACCCCACGATCGAAAAGACCTTCAAGGACTACTTCGCGACGCTGTCCATACCGACCGAGATCGAGACCGAGGGTGACGGCCGCTCCGACCACGCCCCGTTCAAGAGCGCCGGAGTCCCCGTCGGCGGACTCTTCTCCGGCGCGGACTACATCAAGACCTCCGCTCAGGCCCAGAAATGGGGAGGCACGACCGGGCAGGCCTTCGACCGCTGCTATCACGCTTCCTGTGACACCAGCGCAAACATCAACGACACCGCCCTCGACCGGAACAGCGATGCCATCGCCTACGCGGTGTGGACACTCTCCGGCGGCGGGACCACGCCGCCGGACGGGGGAAACCAGTACGAGAACACCACGGACGTCGCCGTCCCCGACGCCGGTGCGGCGGTCACCTCGGCCGTGACCGTCTCAGGCCGTACGGGCAATGCGCCCGCCGCGCTGCAGGTCGGCGTGGACATCAAACACACCTGGCGCGGTGACCTGGTGATCGACCTGGTGGCACCCGACGGAACGGCATACCGTCTCAAGAACAGCAGCAGCAGCGACTCGGCCGACAACGTGCTCGCGACCTACACCGTGAACGCTTCGAGCGAAGCGGCGAACGGCAGCTGGAAGCTGCGCGTCCAGGACACCGCGGCGCAGGACACCGGCTACATCGACAGCTGGAAGCTCACGTTCTGA
- a CDS encoding nucleoside/nucleotide kinase family protein has protein sequence MSLNANNPLPEPATPGLAPLYRQPSLDSLTRRALNLAEDGRVLIGLVGEPGAGKSTLSAQLCDRAEALLPARTVAVSMDGFHLAQRVIDARHQSTRKGTIDTFDGVGFLAMLARTLRETETTVWWPEFRREIEEPVAGAVEVAPHHRLVIVDGNFLLADQEPWHRVREHFTEIWFLDAEPQARRERLTRRYIAHGFAAADAHAKAGGVDEDTSAAIRRTASLADLTLTEGR, from the coding sequence ATGTCCCTCAACGCCAACAACCCACTGCCCGAGCCCGCCACGCCTGGCCTCGCCCCCCTGTACCGGCAGCCGTCACTCGACTCGCTCACCCGGCGCGCCCTGAACCTGGCCGAGGACGGCAGGGTTCTCATCGGCCTCGTCGGCGAGCCGGGCGCGGGCAAGTCCACACTGTCCGCGCAACTATGCGATAGGGCAGAGGCCCTGCTGCCGGCTCGGACGGTGGCCGTCTCCATGGACGGTTTCCATCTGGCGCAGAGGGTGATCGACGCCCGCCACCAGAGCACCCGCAAGGGCACGATCGATACCTTCGACGGAGTCGGGTTTCTGGCCATGCTCGCCCGCACCCTGCGGGAGACGGAAACAACGGTGTGGTGGCCGGAGTTCAGGCGGGAGATCGAGGAGCCCGTAGCCGGAGCCGTCGAAGTCGCCCCGCACCACCGACTGGTCATCGTTGACGGCAACTTCCTCCTCGCGGACCAGGAGCCCTGGCACCGGGTACGCGAGCATTTCACCGAAATCTGGTTTCTGGACGCCGAGCCGCAAGCGCGTCGTGAGCGGCTCACCCGCCGCTACATCGCCCATGGGTTCGCTGCCGCTGACGCTCACGCCAAAGCCGGCGGAGTGGACGAGGACACCAGCGCCGCCATCCGCCGCACGGCCAGTCTCGCCGATCTCACCCTGACCGAGGGCCGATAG
- a CDS encoding nitroreductase family deazaflavin-dependent oxidoreductase produces MPLEGEYEPSPEQWVRDQVELYEGSGGVEGTTMRGMPVIVLTTRGARSGKIRKSPLMRVEHEGAYAVVASMGGAPKHPVWYHNVVADPRVELQDGPVRQDMTAREVTGDEKAAWWDRAVSAYPDYADYQEKTDREIPVFVLEAAPRDH; encoded by the coding sequence ATGCCTCTTGAGGGCGAGTACGAGCCGAGCCCGGAGCAGTGGGTGCGCGATCAGGTCGAGCTCTACGAGGGTTCGGGGGGCGTCGAGGGGACGACTATGCGGGGGATGCCCGTCATCGTTCTGACCACCAGGGGTGCCAGGAGCGGGAAGATCCGCAAGAGTCCCCTGATGCGTGTGGAGCACGAGGGTGCCTACGCGGTCGTCGCTTCCATGGGTGGGGCTCCCAAGCACCCTGTCTGGTATCACAATGTCGTCGCCGATCCACGGGTGGAGCTCCAGGACGGCCCCGTACGCCAGGACATGACGGCCCGTGAGGTGACCGGGGACGAGAAGGCGGCGTGGTGGGACCGCGCTGTCTCGGCGTATCCCGACTACGCCGACTACCAGGAGAAGACGGACCGTGAGATCCCGGTGTTCGTTCTGGAGGCAGCGCCGCGGGACCACTGA
- a CDS encoding MOSC and FAD-binding oxidoreductase domain-containing protein — MARLVSVNVGLPRDVPWHGRTVRTGIWKSPVTGPRMVRRLNIDGDGQGDLAGHGGEMRAVMVYQLDSYRYWQRELGRDTFPYGVFGENFTVEGLADDEVCIGDRYRAGDAVFEVTQPRVTCYRVGMRLEEPRMPSLLVSHRRPGFYFRVIAEGEVEAGQDIVKIASGPEGMTVAEVDGLLYLPEHPLGRIRRALRVDALSPGWQGSFRAILEQVEQSTGADSGNAGLSPEGAGRALAWKGFRPLTVARISQESRSVMSLWLADPDGAALPAAAPGQYLTVRLDADSDGPSLVRSYSLSGRPGGDQYRISVKQEPHGAASTRFHTRVRVGDRVHTAAPRGSFVLAPGTGPVILASAGVGATPVLAMLQAVAASGADRQVWWLHGARDGADHAFAKEVRHLIAGLPRGHARICYSRPRPEDRRGTDYTDTGHLSAALTARLDLPADALAYLCGPAAFMSDLTEALTAQGLEPQNVHTEIFGAGPAVTPGIAPAKAAPPHQPAGPAGTGPAVTFARSGLTVPWKPEYGTLLELGEACDVPVRWSCRTGVCHTCESGLLAGAVDYDPDPVEPPSAGNALICCSRPGEDTVLDL; from the coding sequence GTGGCCAGGCTGGTCTCCGTCAACGTCGGACTCCCCAGGGATGTGCCCTGGCACGGCAGGACTGTGCGCACAGGCATCTGGAAATCCCCCGTCACCGGCCCCCGCATGGTGCGCCGGCTGAACATCGACGGGGACGGCCAGGGCGACCTGGCGGGCCACGGCGGCGAGATGCGCGCGGTCATGGTGTACCAACTCGACTCCTATCGCTACTGGCAGCGGGAACTCGGGCGGGACACCTTTCCGTATGGTGTGTTCGGCGAGAACTTCACGGTGGAGGGCCTGGCGGACGACGAGGTCTGCATCGGGGACCGCTACCGGGCCGGGGACGCCGTCTTCGAGGTCACCCAGCCCAGGGTGACCTGCTACCGGGTGGGCATGCGTCTGGAGGAACCGAGGATGCCCTCCCTGCTGGTGTCCCACAGGCGACCGGGTTTCTACTTCAGAGTCATCGCCGAGGGCGAGGTCGAGGCAGGCCAGGACATCGTCAAGATCGCTTCGGGGCCCGAAGGGATGACGGTCGCCGAGGTCGACGGGCTGCTGTATCTCCCCGAACATCCACTGGGACGGATCCGCCGGGCGCTGCGGGTCGACGCCCTCAGCCCGGGCTGGCAGGGCTCCTTCCGGGCCATCCTGGAACAGGTGGAACAGAGCACCGGTGCAGACTCGGGCAACGCCGGCCTCAGTCCCGAGGGAGCCGGCCGAGCACTGGCATGGAAGGGATTCAGGCCGCTGACCGTGGCCAGGATCAGCCAGGAGAGCCGGAGCGTCATGTCCTTGTGGCTCGCCGATCCGGACGGCGCCGCGCTGCCCGCCGCAGCGCCCGGCCAGTACCTCACGGTGCGTTTGGACGCCGACAGTGACGGCCCTTCACTGGTGCGCAGTTACTCGTTGTCCGGCCGGCCAGGCGGTGACCAGTACCGCATCAGCGTCAAGCAGGAACCCCACGGCGCTGCCAGCACCCGGTTCCATACCCGGGTGCGGGTCGGCGACCGTGTGCATACGGCAGCGCCGCGCGGCTCCTTCGTCCTGGCACCCGGCACAGGTCCCGTGATCCTGGCGTCGGCCGGAGTGGGCGCGACACCGGTGCTGGCCATGCTGCAGGCCGTCGCCGCGTCCGGGGCCGACCGGCAGGTGTGGTGGCTGCACGGTGCGCGTGACGGCGCCGACCACGCGTTCGCGAAGGAGGTGCGGCATCTGATCGCCGGTCTGCCGCGCGGGCACGCCCGCATCTGCTACAGCCGCCCCCGCCCCGAGGACCGCCGGGGCACCGACTACACCGACACCGGGCATCTGTCCGCCGCACTGACCGCGCGTCTCGATCTGCCCGCCGACGCACTCGCCTATCTGTGCGGCCCTGCCGCTTTCATGAGTGATCTCACCGAGGCGCTGACCGCGCAGGGCCTCGAGCCTCAGAACGTCCATACCGAGATCTTCGGGGCCGGCCCGGCAGTCACACCCGGCATCGCCCCCGCCAAGGCCGCGCCTCCTCACCAGCCCGCCGGGCCAGCCGGAACGGGACCGGCGGTGACCTTCGCGCGCAGCGGACTCACGGTTCCCTGGAAGCCTGAGTACGGCACTCTTCTGGAGCTCGGTGAGGCGTGCGACGTACCGGTCCGCTGGTCCTGCCGCACCGGTGTCTGTCACACCTGCGAGTCGGGTCTACTGGCGGGCGCGGTCGACTACGACCCCGACCCCGTCGAACCACCGTCGGCCGGAAACGCGTTGATCTGCTGTTCCCGCCCCGGTGAGGACACCGTTCTCGACCTGTGA
- a CDS encoding RICIN domain-containing protein translates to MPRESDESLAAQLRVHPEGDEAHPVAVLLASHWAPVHDYATICVASSGNVASIVATAAFHQVLERLAQGEPVEALRPRLLVVVRDIVKAWSAQPHIAALIPELRKPTGGRGLRLAKSIAAENRKLAHRSFQTLPGVSQCLLWHTEVEAEPITVPAGLLGVDEHTASDALEQAREQFRAGCVRAHRELAPSKECRSYNRLLDVSIRRGDVMLPDVQQHLTGCPYCRTAAEQLGFFQGSLGLLLAETVLGWGARRYLDSRPGRAGQGLHAAGPGGRERRQAGAGRHRLLPDMVALGGQFTRSKRAKVLLGGLGLVVAALLVAMLAADLMSDDEEGPAASAGPAGSHTVTSRPTSRWPSPAPSATGSNGLPGTPSRARLRNDAAGLCLDIRGEAVSGAGTKMAVCSFATSQLWSYEDDGLLRNLADKALCLDSHAEEGLVSLRSCAGPSSARANDVRYDLTVQGELLPRWHPGLAVTPTSPHVGVDVAVKNRDGSADQKWHLDPLENAPRSRSVAEPPPSPKAAADGTHIGPHGSAGACAPSVSAGQQGRGHGDRGPSDEAVPAGGYDVRRFEAVGHDASGPVDAVDRADACRAVVA, encoded by the coding sequence ATGCCCCGGGAGTCCGACGAGAGTCTCGCCGCCCAGCTGAGAGTGCATCCCGAAGGCGACGAGGCGCACCCTGTCGCGGTACTGCTCGCCAGTCACTGGGCGCCGGTCCACGATTACGCCACGATCTGTGTCGCATCCTCGGGGAATGTCGCGTCGATCGTCGCTACGGCGGCTTTCCACCAGGTGCTCGAGCGCCTGGCGCAGGGCGAACCGGTCGAGGCGCTGCGCCCGCGGCTGCTGGTCGTCGTACGGGACATCGTCAAGGCTTGGTCGGCCCAGCCGCACATAGCTGCTCTGATACCTGAACTACGGAAGCCGACGGGCGGTCGCGGTCTGCGGCTGGCGAAGTCCATTGCCGCGGAGAATCGGAAGCTCGCTCATCGGTCCTTCCAGACATTGCCGGGTGTTTCACAGTGCTTGCTCTGGCACACCGAGGTCGAGGCCGAACCCATAACCGTACCCGCCGGTTTGCTGGGCGTGGATGAGCACACGGCATCGGACGCCCTCGAGCAGGCTCGTGAGCAATTCCGTGCGGGTTGTGTACGGGCCCACCGGGAACTTGCCCCGAGCAAGGAATGTCGCTCGTACAACCGACTGCTCGACGTGTCGATTCGACGTGGTGACGTCATGCTCCCGGATGTCCAGCAGCATCTGACGGGGTGCCCCTACTGCCGCACTGCTGCAGAGCAACTCGGCTTTTTCCAGGGCTCGCTGGGACTTCTGCTGGCCGAAACGGTGCTCGGCTGGGGTGCCCGGCGTTACCTCGACTCACGTCCGGGCCGGGCCGGCCAGGGGCTGCACGCCGCGGGTCCCGGCGGCCGGGAGCGCAGGCAAGCGGGTGCCGGGCGCCACCGCCTGCTTCCCGATATGGTCGCTCTGGGCGGGCAGTTCACACGCTCCAAACGGGCGAAGGTGTTGCTCGGCGGTCTTGGCCTTGTCGTGGCCGCGCTGCTGGTGGCCATGCTGGCCGCCGACCTCATGTCGGACGACGAGGAAGGCCCCGCGGCTTCCGCGGGGCCGGCCGGCAGCCACACCGTCACATCCCGGCCCACCTCGCGGTGGCCGTCGCCCGCCCCGTCGGCGACCGGTTCCAACGGACTTCCCGGAACCCCTTCGCGGGCAAGGCTGCGTAATGACGCCGCGGGTCTGTGTCTTGACATCCGCGGCGAGGCGGTGTCGGGGGCCGGTACGAAGATGGCGGTGTGCTCCTTCGCCACGAGCCAGCTCTGGTCGTACGAGGACGACGGCCTGCTGCGCAACCTCGCAGACAAGGCACTGTGTCTCGACTCCCACGCCGAAGAAGGACTGGTCTCGCTGCGTTCGTGTGCCGGGCCTTCCTCTGCACGTGCCAACGATGTGCGCTACGACCTGACCGTGCAGGGCGAGCTGTTGCCCCGATGGCACCCGGGGCTGGCGGTCACCCCGACATCTCCTCACGTGGGAGTGGATGTAGCCGTCAAGAACCGCGACGGCTCGGCGGATCAGAAGTGGCACCTGGACCCCCTGGAGAACGCACCCCGCTCCCGATCCGTCGCAGAACCGCCTCCGTCCCCGAAGGCCGCAGCCGATGGGACCCACATCGGCCCGCACGGTTCGGCAGGGGCGTGCGCGCCTTCCGTGTCTGCCGGGCAGCAGGGACGCGGGCACGGGGACCGCGGGCCCTCGGACGAGGCCGTCCCGGCGGGGGGTTACGACGTGCGGCGTTTCGAAGCAGTCGGGCACGACGCGTCCGGCCCTGTCGACGCGGTGGACCGGGCAGATGCCTGCCGCGCCGTCGTCGCGTAG
- a CDS encoding GNAT family N-acetyltransferase, whose amino-acid sequence MVDRRAHRVVIEGSCIHTPRLTLRPWASGDAEAALAIYGTGEVSRWLAPALAAVPDVAAMQALIGHWIIESGSLEPPQGRWAIDLRETGELVGGAALLPLPPDYADLEIGWQLAPGVWGRGLAAEAGHAVAHQAFESDSAVEELFAVVRPRNNRGAATARRVGLEWVGETEKYYGLRLQVYRLRKGDLDDNGPTAGRR is encoded by the coding sequence ATGGTTGACCGCCGTGCTCACCGTGTCGTCATCGAGGGCTCGTGCATACATACCCCTCGGCTGACACTGCGACCATGGGCATCCGGCGACGCGGAAGCGGCACTGGCGATCTACGGCACCGGCGAGGTCTCCCGATGGCTGGCCCCGGCCCTGGCCGCGGTGCCCGACGTAGCGGCGATGCAGGCACTCATCGGCCACTGGATCATCGAATCCGGATCCTTGGAGCCGCCGCAGGGACGATGGGCGATCGATCTGCGGGAAACCGGTGAACTGGTGGGCGGAGCCGCGCTGCTGCCTCTGCCGCCGGACTACGCAGACCTCGAGATCGGCTGGCAGCTGGCACCCGGCGTGTGGGGCCGGGGTCTGGCCGCCGAGGCCGGACACGCCGTGGCCCATCAGGCCTTCGAATCCGACTCCGCCGTCGAGGAGCTGTTCGCGGTCGTCCGGCCCCGGAACAACCGGGGAGCCGCCACGGCCCGCCGCGTGGGGTTGGAGTGGGTCGGAGAGACCGAGAAGTACTACGGACTGCGGCTACAGGTCTACCGCCTCCGCAAAGGGGACCTCGACGACAACGGCCCGACGGCCGGCCGGCGATAA
- a CDS encoding ArsR/SmtB family transcription factor, with the protein MTAADVIFSALASPVRRRILDVLGKEGPQAVNAIAALFLMERPSISEHLKVLRDAGLVSCSRIGREHHYQLNADPLREISRWLAPFEDHMRGRPTGLGDTLETRGE; encoded by the coding sequence ATGACGGCCGCCGACGTGATCTTCTCAGCGCTGGCCAGCCCGGTCCGGCGCCGGATTCTCGATGTCCTGGGCAAAGAGGGCCCGCAAGCCGTGAACGCGATCGCCGCCCTCTTCCTCATGGAGCGGCCCAGCATCTCGGAGCATCTCAAGGTCCTTCGGGACGCCGGACTGGTCTCCTGCAGCAGAATTGGTCGGGAGCACCACTATCAGCTGAATGCCGATCCACTGCGCGAGATCTCCCGCTGGCTGGCGCCGTTCGAAGATCACATGCGTGGCCGGCCCACAGGACTCGGCGATACCCTGGAGACCAGGGGTGAATGA
- a CDS encoding potassium channel family protein: MLPGFMTKAIDILLAREGRSLHTRTAGWATVVLVVTMLLGSWAVVVAEHGAPDANLTTYPRALWWSAETATTVGYGDFYPRTLWGRIIACVVMGVGITTYGMVTAALATWFVSRESTRRHHLAEAVDRTAHHVCEETTQVLHERFDRMEHLLAEAGGRSKG, encoded by the coding sequence ATGCTGCCCGGATTCATGACCAAGGCGATCGACATCCTGCTGGCCAGGGAAGGCCGCTCGCTGCACACACGCACAGCCGGCTGGGCGACCGTGGTTCTCGTGGTGACCATGCTCCTCGGCTCCTGGGCGGTCGTGGTCGCCGAGCACGGCGCACCGGACGCGAATCTCACGACCTACCCCCGGGCCCTGTGGTGGTCGGCCGAGACCGCGACGACGGTGGGCTACGGCGACTTCTATCCCCGGACCCTGTGGGGCCGGATCATCGCCTGTGTGGTGATGGGTGTGGGCATCACCACCTACGGCATGGTCACCGCGGCGCTTGCGACCTGGTTCGTGAGCCGTGAGAGTACCCGCCGGCACCATCTGGCCGAGGCCGTGGACCGCACGGCACACCATGTCTGCGAGGAGACCACCCAGGTCCTGCACGAGCGCTTCGATCGTATGGAGCACTTGCTCGCCGAGGCGGGCGGCCGGTCAAAGGGCTGA